From Bdellovibrionales bacterium, the proteins below share one genomic window:
- a CDS encoding Flp family type IVb pilin: MMTFSKKRFWGNAGGATAIEYAFIAAMICVAIVGVVLLLGTKLGNTYQTVVDMF; encoded by the coding sequence ATGATGACTTTTTCGAAAAAACGCTTTTGGGGAAACGCGGGCGGCGCGACGGCCATTGAATATGCCTTTATCGCCGCCATGATTTGCGTGGCTATTGTCGGGGTTGTTCTATTGCTCGGCACGAAGCTGGGTAATACCTACCAAACCGTGGTTGACATGTTCTAA
- a CDS encoding peptide chain release factor 3 produces MTDQLLTLNVMRRRTFAIIAHPDAGKTTLTEKLLLFGGAIQLAGAVKARGEQRRARSDWMKVERERGISVTASVMSFDYAGKSFNLVDTPGHEDFSEDTYRTLTAVDSAVMVIDGAKGIETQTRKLFEVCRLRDVPIITFVNKMDRESRDPFDLISEIEETLALDVTPLNWPIGQGSDFRGCYDLLRDRLILLDKADRHRAVEGIACEGLNDPKIDVLLGAALATKLREDVEMARALCKPFNIDSYREGHLTPLFFGSAFYNFGVQDLLMGLAEHAPSPRPQKADSRIVHPLEHKVTGFVFKVQANMDPNHRDRIAFVRLCSGHFKRGMKLFHGRSGKMLAVGNAVLFLARERELAEDAFAGDIMGIPNHGSLRIGDTLTEGEAINFVGVPSFAPEMLQRVHIGDPMKVKHVRRALEHFAEEGASQVFKPLTGADWIVGVVGALQFEVLASRIGAEYGLPAHFETAGLEAARWVESDHPDAVKRFTDANRSSLAEDHDGALVFLARNAWHLNRTIEENPDLKFLKTREQHHAPIS; encoded by the coding sequence ATGACAGACCAGCTTCTCACCCTAAACGTGATGCGCAGGCGCACTTTTGCCATCATCGCCCATCCTGACGCCGGAAAAACGACGCTGACCGAAAAGCTTTTGCTGTTCGGCGGGGCGATCCAGTTGGCGGGCGCGGTCAAGGCGCGTGGCGAGCAGCGCCGCGCGCGCTCGGACTGGATGAAGGTCGAGCGTGAGCGCGGGATCTCCGTCACCGCCTCGGTCATGAGTTTTGACTACGCGGGTAAATCCTTCAACCTTGTGGACACACCCGGACACGAAGATTTTTCGGAAGACACCTATCGCACGCTGACCGCCGTGGACAGCGCGGTGATGGTCATCGACGGCGCGAAGGGCATTGAAACCCAGACGCGCAAACTGTTTGAGGTTTGCCGCCTGCGCGACGTGCCCATCATCACCTTTGTCAACAAAATGGATCGCGAGTCACGCGACCCCTTTGACCTGATCAGCGAGATTGAAGAAACGCTGGCATTGGACGTCACGCCACTGAACTGGCCCATAGGGCAAGGCTCTGACTTTCGGGGCTGCTATGACCTGCTGCGTGATCGCCTTATTTTGCTGGACAAGGCCGATCGCCACCGCGCGGTGGAAGGCATCGCGTGCGAGGGCTTGAACGATCCCAAAATCGACGTTCTTTTAGGCGCGGCGCTTGCCACAAAACTGCGCGAGGACGTTGAGATGGCGCGGGCGCTGTGCAAGCCGTTCAACATCGACTCCTACCGCGAGGGTCATTTAACACCCCTGTTTTTCGGGAGCGCCTTTTATAACTTTGGTGTGCAAGACCTCTTGATGGGATTGGCCGAGCACGCGCCCTCACCCCGCCCCCAAAAAGCCGACAGCCGCATCGTTCATCCTTTGGAACATAAGGTCACGGGCTTTGTGTTCAAGGTGCAGGCGAATATGGACCCCAACCACCGCGACCGCATCGCGTTCGTGCGTTTGTGCTCTGGCCACTTCAAGCGCGGCATGAAGCTGTTTCATGGGCGCAGCGGCAAGATGCTGGCCGTGGGCAACGCCGTTCTGTTTCTCGCGCGTGAGCGCGAACTGGCCGAGGACGCCTTTGCCGGCGACATTATGGGCATCCCCAACCATGGCTCCTTGCGCATCGGTGATACGCTAACCGAAGGCGAAGCGATCAACTTCGTCGGCGTGCCCAGCTTTGCGCCAGAAATGCTACAGCGCGTCCATATCGGCGACCCCATGAAGGTCAAGCATGTCCGTCGCGCACTGGAACACTTTGCCGAGGAAGGCGCCAGCCAAGTCTTTAAACCTCTGACAGGCGCGGATTGGATTGTGGGCGTCGTCGGCGCGTTGCAGTTTGAGGTTTTGGCCTCTCGCATCGGAGCCGAATACGGCCTGCCCGCTCATTTTGAGACGGCAGGGCTAGAGGCGGCGCGGTGGGTGGAGTCAGATCACCCCGATGCTGTGAAGCGCTTTACCGACGCCAATCGCAGCTCCCTTGCGGAAGATCATGATGGTGCGCTAGTCTTTCTGGCGCGCAACGCTTGGCATCTAAACCGCACGATTGAGGAAAACCCCGATCTGAAGTTCCTCAAAACCCGCGAGCAACACCACGCGCCCATCAGCTAA
- a CDS encoding PleD family two-component system response regulator produces MSARILVVDDTPLNLKLLSAKLAKDYYLVTTAANGPEAIELVKRDMPDLILLDIMMPEMDGFEVCTHIKADPATQHIPIVMITALSDVKDRVRGLECGADDFLTKPINDIALMARVRSLLRLKMLMDEWRMRESTASQFTLYPAQEEPISDQGGKILLLDDSAYNADILEKHLTTGGHTVTRVPNVEDVAPTLSQQSFDLIMISLNLTNGDGLYLCAQLRAHESTRTLPILLVAGEEDIDQVARGLDLGANDYLLRPLEKEELFTRLRTQLRQKRHYERLHKNYEASLTLALVDPLTGAYNRRYLDMHLPTLFSRSQATRHALSILSFDIDHFKAVNDTKGHKAGDIALKEVVNRVLVSLRPFDLVVRMGGEEFAVIMPETDYKTALTVGNRLREAVAQTPIILDETGDSLMISASFGVASFNHENDQTPVSILDRADAALYRAKETGRNKVVGEDQG; encoded by the coding sequence ATGTCTGCACGCATCCTTGTCGTTGATGATACGCCTTTAAACCTTAAGCTTTTGTCCGCTAAACTGGCGAAGGATTATTATCTCGTCACGACAGCGGCAAACGGCCCCGAAGCGATTGAGCTTGTCAAACGCGATATGCCCGACCTGATCCTTTTGGACATTATGATGCCAGAGATGGATGGATTTGAGGTCTGCACGCATATAAAGGCCGATCCGGCTACCCAGCATATTCCAATCGTGATGATCACAGCGCTCAGTGATGTCAAAGATCGCGTGCGCGGCCTTGAGTGCGGCGCGGACGATTTCCTAACCAAGCCCATCAACGATATTGCGCTGATGGCACGAGTCCGTTCCCTTTTGCGTCTTAAAATGCTGATGGATGAATGGCGCATGCGCGAATCGACAGCCTCACAATTCACGCTTTATCCAGCGCAGGAAGAACCTATCAGCGACCAAGGCGGGAAAATCCTGTTGTTGGATGATTCCGCATACAACGCGGATATACTGGAAAAGCATCTGACCACGGGCGGCCACACCGTCACGCGCGTCCCAAATGTTGAGGATGTTGCGCCTACCTTAAGCCAACAGTCCTTTGACCTTATCATGATCAGTTTGAATCTGACGAACGGCGACGGTCTTTATCTATGTGCTCAATTGCGCGCGCACGAGTCAACGCGCACGCTGCCCATTTTGCTTGTCGCGGGCGAAGAAGACATCGATCAGGTTGCACGAGGCCTTGACCTTGGCGCCAACGATTATTTGCTCCGCCCCTTGGAAAAAGAGGAACTCTTCACACGCCTGCGCACGCAACTACGACAGAAGCGGCACTATGAAAGGCTGCATAAAAACTATGAAGCCAGCCTGACTCTCGCCCTCGTCGATCCTCTAACGGGGGCCTATAATCGCCGCTATCTGGACATGCATTTGCCTACCCTGTTTTCACGCAGTCAGGCCACACGTCACGCCCTTTCCATTTTATCCTTCGACATCGACCACTTTAAGGCCGTTAACGACACAAAGGGCCACAAGGCGGGCGATATCGCCCTTAAGGAAGTTGTTAACCGCGTGCTGGTGAGCCTGCGCCCCTTTGACCTTGTTGTGCGTATGGGGGGCGAGGAATTTGCAGTCATTATGCCCGAAACCGACTATAAAACAGCGCTCACCGTCGGCAACCGCCTGCGCGAGGCCGTGGCCCAAACCCCCATTATCCTAGACGAAACAGGGGATTCCCTGATGATTAGCGCCAGTTTCGGCGTTGCCTCCTTTAACCATGAAAATGATCAAACCCCTGTATCCATTCTTGATCGCGCCGACGCCGCCCTGTATCGTGCCAAAGAAACAGGCCGGAACAAAGTTGTCGGCGAAGATCAAGGATGA
- a CDS encoding response regulator gives MSQGPSKCVMIVEDNELNKKLFRDLLEANGYRTVHTADGLQVIDMARANKPDLILMDIQLPEVSGLEITSWLKKDATLKKIPVIAITAFAMKGDEEKIRAGGCEGYISKPISVASFLATVKRFIDSPPLPPA, from the coding sequence ATGTCTCAAGGCCCTAGCAAATGCGTCATGATTGTTGAGGATAACGAACTCAACAAAAAACTGTTTCGCGATCTTCTTGAAGCGAACGGCTACAGGACTGTGCATACGGCAGATGGCCTGCAGGTCATCGACATGGCCCGCGCCAACAAACCGGATCTGATCCTTATGGACATTCAGCTGCCCGAAGTGTCGGGGCTTGAAATCACAAGCTGGCTTAAAAAAGACGCGACCCTAAAAAAAATCCCCGTCATCGCCATCACCGCCTTTGCCATGAAAGGCGATGAAGAAAAAATACGCGCTGGCGGCTGTGAAGGCTATATCTCTAAACCCATCTCTGTCGCGTCGTTTTTGGCAACCGTCAAACGCTTTATCGACTCCCCGCCTCTTCCTCCGGCTTAA
- a CDS encoding divergent polysaccharide deacetylase family protein — translation MKKKNKKRVMGLLWLLVLGALVTFWLLPVRVAAPRLHWRAPVHVVLPSLPKTPTLDEASHVLEEIRKQTLLFEEEHKPDEKEPPAVTEAPATQAPLPPVPAQPVPPLVPPLKGSPFIAIIIDDMGMTPALDARALRLPAPVTLSYLPYAPRVQEQADQAKARGHDILLHFPMEPLGKANPGPNALRVGQTPEEWAELIDKNLQSFSGYTGVNNHMGSRFTSDPKGMAVVAEALLQKGIFFVDSRTNPASIAEQTMRGAGVKTISRDIFLDDTQSLQAIRGELAHLERVARRQGVAVAIGHPHLVTIQALESWLPEAESRGFRLVPVRSLVR, via the coding sequence ATGAAAAAGAAAAACAAGAAAAGAGTAATGGGGCTGTTGTGGCTTTTGGTGCTGGGCGCTTTGGTCACCTTTTGGCTCTTGCCCGTCAGGGTGGCGGCTCCCCGCCTTCATTGGCGTGCCCCTGTTCACGTTGTCCTTCCCTCTTTACCCAAAACCCCGACGCTTGATGAGGCCTCCCATGTTCTTGAGGAAATAAGAAAGCAAACCCTGTTGTTTGAAGAGGAACATAAGCCGGACGAGAAAGAGCCCCCCGCCGTGACGGAAGCGCCAGCAACGCAGGCGCCACTGCCTCCCGTTCCCGCTCAACCCGTGCCGCCTCTCGTCCCCCCCCTTAAGGGCAGTCCCTTTATCGCTATTATTATCGATGATATGGGGATGACCCCTGCCTTGGATGCGCGGGCGCTCAGGCTTCCTGCGCCCGTTACGCTGTCTTATTTGCCTTATGCCCCACGCGTGCAAGAGCAAGCGGATCAGGCCAAGGCGCGGGGGCATGATATCTTGCTGCATTTTCCGATGGAGCCTTTGGGCAAGGCTAATCCGGGGCCGAATGCACTGCGCGTGGGACAAACGCCAGAAGAGTGGGCAGAGCTTATCGACAAGAACCTTCAGTCCTTTTCTGGTTATACGGGCGTGAACAATCATATGGGTAGCCGTTTTACAAGCGATCCAAAGGGGATGGCGGTTGTTGCCGAGGCTTTGCTTCAAAAGGGGATCTTTTTTGTCGATTCACGAACCAACCCCGCCTCCATCGCTGAACAAACAATGCGCGGCGCGGGCGTTAAAACGATTTCACGCGATATTTTTCTGGATGATACCCAGTCTTTACAAGCCATTCGGGGTGAGTTGGCACATCTTGAGCGCGTGGCAAGGCGGCAAGGCGTCGCGGTTGCCATCGGGCATCCCCACCTTGTAACGATTCAAGCGCTAGAATCGTGGCTGCCAGAGGCTGAATCGCGCGGTTTTAGGCTTGTACCTGTTAGGTCTTTGGTAAGATAA
- the tyrS gene encoding tyrosine--tRNA ligase, with product MTAVKSAFLNLMIERGHVHQCSDLEALDAAACKGVITGYIGYDATATSLHIGNLASIMMLRRMQQTGHKPIALVGGGTTKVGDPSFKTESRPMLTDDQINQNIVGIKKGFAKFLTFGEGEKDAILVNNYEWLGKLEYLPFLREVGRHFTINRMLSFDSVKLRLEREQPLTFLEFNYMIMQGYDFVELHKRYGAILQMGGSDQWGNIINGVELGRRMNNLDLFALTTPLLMTSSGEKMGKTVGGAVWLNEDRLSPYDYWQYWRNTEDADVTRFMKIFTDLPLDEIERLGQLKDSEINEAKKILAFETTKLCHGVEAAEQAAATAKATFEGGGIGANLPTYAMADQSVSVVDALVGLGFAASKGEARRLVEGGGVRLNDAVVSDVTASISATDLIQDSTARLSAGKKRHGVVKKG from the coding sequence ATGACAGCCGTAAAATCCGCTTTTCTGAACCTGATGATTGAGCGTGGCCATGTCCACCAATGTTCTGACCTTGAGGCGCTGGACGCCGCCGCGTGCAAGGGCGTGATCACGGGCTATATCGGTTATGACGCAACGGCAACCTCACTGCACATCGGCAATTTAGCGTCGATCATGATGCTGCGTCGGATGCAGCAAACTGGACACAAGCCCATCGCACTTGTGGGCGGCGGCACAACCAAAGTCGGCGACCCTTCGTTTAAAACGGAAAGCCGCCCGATGCTGACGGACGATCAGATCAACCAGAATATTGTCGGCATCAAAAAGGGCTTTGCCAAATTCCTGACCTTTGGCGAAGGCGAAAAAGACGCGATACTCGTCAACAATTACGAATGGCTGGGCAAACTGGAATACCTGCCTTTCCTGCGCGAAGTGGGCCGCCACTTTACTATCAATCGCATGCTAAGTTTTGACTCGGTCAAGCTGCGTCTTGAGCGCGAGCAACCGCTCACCTTCCTTGAGTTCAACTACATGATCATGCAGGGCTATGACTTTGTTGAGCTGCACAAACGCTATGGCGCCATCTTGCAAATGGGCGGATCGGATCAGTGGGGCAACATCATCAACGGCGTTGAGCTGGGACGTCGCATGAACAACCTTGATCTCTTTGCGTTGACGACGCCTCTTCTGATGACATCGTCAGGCGAAAAAATGGGTAAGACCGTCGGCGGCGCGGTGTGGCTGAACGAGGATCGCCTCAGCCCCTATGATTACTGGCAGTACTGGCGCAATACCGAGGACGCCGACGTCACGCGCTTTATGAAAATCTTCACCGACTTGCCACTGGATGAAATTGAACGCCTTGGCCAGCTGAAGGATTCCGAAATCAACGAAGCGAAGAAAATCCTTGCCTTTGAAACGACGAAGTTATGCCACGGGGTCGAGGCCGCCGAGCAAGCTGCCGCAACGGCCAAGGCGACGTTCGAGGGCGGCGGTATCGGCGCGAACCTGCCGACCTATGCGATGGCGGATCAAAGCGTCAGCGTCGTGGACGCGCTGGTGGGGCTTGGCTTTGCCGCTTCGAAGGGCGAGGCGCGGCGTCTGGTCGAAGGCGGCGGCGTGCGTTTGAACGATGCGGTTGTCAGCGATGTCACGGCAAGTATCTCAGCCACCGATTTGATCCAAGACTCAACGGCCCGCCTAAGCGCCGGCAAGAAGCGTCATGGGGTTGTGAAAAAGGGGTGA
- a CDS encoding anhydro-N-acetylmuramic acid kinase: MLEIYRAIGLMSGTSLDGIDVALIETDGRSHVRPLGFLFYPYEAAFREWLRACFGKRQGTADPMVREVEGELTTLHAKAVAAFLAQEGLKPADVNLIGFHGQTIWHNPAARETIQIGDGALLAKLTGIDVVNDFRTADVKAGGQGAPLVPLYHRALAAALPKPTAIINIGGVSNITWIGGESDDEILAFDLGTGNALIDDWMLRHTGQSYDQGGAMAAQGCVDEAHVAAFLSHPFFAQKPPKSLDRDAFAAFVPEGVSPADGAATLTMMTVAAIAKGVEASPQKPCEVYIAGGGRHNVTMMRWLAERTGVPVKSVDELGWNGDSLEAEAFAYLAVRSLLGLPLSVPNTTAVPAPMTGGVLHHMD, translated from the coding sequence ATGCTTGAAATCTATCGCGCCATCGGCCTTATGAGCGGCACATCGCTGGACGGGATTGATGTCGCCCTGATTGAAACGGACGGGCGCAGCCATGTCCGCCCTTTGGGGTTCCTTTTTTATCCATATGAAGCGGCGTTTCGTGAGTGGCTGCGGGCTTGTTTTGGCAAGCGGCAGGGGACGGCTGATCCCATGGTGCGCGAGGTCGAGGGCGAACTAACAACGCTTCATGCAAAGGCTGTTGCCGCTTTCTTGGCGCAAGAGGGGCTAAAGCCTGCCGATGTGAATCTAATCGGGTTTCATGGCCAGACGATTTGGCACAATCCGGCGGCGCGTGAGACGATCCAGATTGGCGATGGCGCTCTTTTGGCCAAGCTCACGGGCATCGATGTCGTGAATGATTTTCGCACAGCGGACGTGAAGGCGGGCGGGCAGGGTGCGCCGTTGGTTCCCTTGTATCATCGCGCCTTGGCGGCGGCGCTGCCTAAGCCTACGGCGATTATCAATATCGGCGGCGTGTCGAACATCACATGGATCGGCGGCGAAAGTGACGATGAGATTTTGGCCTTTGATCTGGGAACGGGCAACGCGCTGATCGATGATTGGATGCTGCGGCATACGGGGCAAAGCTATGATCAGGGCGGCGCAATGGCTGCGCAAGGCTGCGTGGATGAGGCTCATGTCGCCGCTTTTCTCTCCCATCCGTTCTTTGCACAAAAGCCACCGAAATCTTTGGATCGCGATGCGTTTGCGGCGTTTGTGCCAGAAGGCGTAAGCCCTGCCGATGGCGCGGCGACGCTCACCATGATGACGGTGGCCGCGATTGCCAAAGGGGTGGAAGCCTCACCGCAAAAACCGTGCGAGGTTTATATCGCTGGCGGTGGTCGCCACAACGTGACGATGATGCGGTGGCTGGCGGAGCGAACGGGAGTACCCGTCAAATCCGTCGATGAACTGGGTTGGAATGGCGATTCACTTGAAGCCGAGGCGTTCGCCTATCTGGCTGTCCGTTCTCTTTTAGGACTACCGCTCAGTGTGCCAAACACGACAGCTGTCCCCGCGCCGATGACGGGCGGGGTGTTGCATCACATGGATTAA
- a CDS encoding alpha/beta hydrolase, with product MPEVLFAGPAGRLEGRYTPGKSPTAPVALILHPHPQHGGTMNNKVVYSLFNAFAERDFSTLRFNFRGVGRSQGAYDRGEGELSDAASALDWVQSINPNARSVWVAGFSFGAWIGMQLLMRRPEIESFVSVAPPANMLDFTFLAPCPSSGLILHGEADDIVPEPFVSKLVAKLSHQRGIHLDYRVIPGAGHFFTQQIDEMATHVEDYLDNALLRTAPSQIAMAS from the coding sequence ATGCCTGAAGTTTTATTTGCGGGGCCTGCGGGTCGTCTTGAAGGTCGCTATACGCCCGGAAAATCTCCGACGGCTCCGGTTGCGCTTATCCTTCATCCGCATCCTCAGCATGGCGGGACGATGAATAATAAGGTTGTTTATTCGCTCTTTAACGCCTTTGCCGAACGCGACTTCTCAACCCTGCGCTTCAACTTTCGCGGCGTAGGACGCAGCCAAGGAGCCTATGATCGCGGCGAAGGCGAATTGAGCGATGCCGCTTCGGCTCTTGATTGGGTTCAATCCATCAACCCCAACGCCCGCAGCGTGTGGGTCGCCGGTTTTTCGTTCGGCGCATGGATCGGGATGCAGCTTTTGATGCGCCGCCCCGAGATTGAGTCCTTTGTCTCGGTCGCACCTCCCGCCAATATGCTGGATTTCACCTTTTTGGCTCCCTGCCCTTCATCAGGCCTGATCCTTCATGGCGAAGCCGACGATATCGTGCCGGAACCTTTTGTCTCTAAGCTGGTGGCCAAGCTTTCTCACCAACGCGGCATTCATCTGGATTACCGCGTGATACCAGGAGCAGGACATTTCTTCACGCAGCAAATCGATGAGATGGCCACGCACGTCGAAGATTACCTCGACAACGCGCTTCTCCGCACCGCGCCGTCACAAATCGCAATGGCTAGCTAA
- a CDS encoding Rrf2 family transcriptional regulator, with amino-acid sequence MRISTKGRHAVMAMVDIARHSEERPVPLADVAQRQLISLSYLEQLVSKLKKNALVKSMRGPGGGYVLASDPALISIYQIVAAVDTPSQAERPMPHGEGQTARKLTDALWHRVGEEVQKYLKAVTLAEVVHRKS; translated from the coding sequence ATGAGAATTAGCACAAAAGGACGGCATGCTGTTATGGCGATGGTTGACATTGCCCGTCACAGCGAGGAAAGGCCAGTTCCGTTGGCCGATGTAGCCCAAAGGCAACTGATTTCACTCTCTTACCTTGAGCAGTTGGTCTCAAAACTGAAGAAAAACGCCCTTGTTAAGAGTATGCGCGGGCCAGGTGGGGGCTATGTCTTGGCCAGCGATCCTGCGCTGATTTCCATTTATCAGATCGTGGCGGCGGTTGATACGCCTTCGCAAGCCGAAAGGCCTATGCCTCACGGGGAAGGGCAGACGGCGCGCAAGTTGACGGATGCCTTGTGGCACAGGGTGGGGGAAGAGGTTCAAAAGTACCTTAAAGCCGTGACCTTGGCCGAAGTGGTTCATAGAAAAAGCTAG